TTGGCCCAAAAGATGCAGCAATAACTCCTCAATATAGCAGCAAATTCATCAAGGCATTAGTAGCAAAAATGAATGTCAAAGTGCAGCATTTGTTTTCTTGTAAAACAGGATAGTAACTTGACAAAGTGCTGCAACTAAGTACAACGTTTGCCTTAGAGAAATGCAGCAGCAGATGCCTCAAAATGTAGCAATGATTCAACTCAAAAAATACAGCAGCCCATGGCCCCAAGATGCAGCAGAGAAATAGGCTTCCCTCTAGAAACCCCAGCCTAAAAAATGCCATAGCAAAGTGAAGTCTCAAGTACAGCAAACAAATCGTCAAAGTGtggcattttcctccccaaaatgCAGCAACCATTTGTCTTTAATAACCAGCAACCTATGACTCCGAAGCTGCTCAAAACTTGGCTCAAATTATCAACAAAGACTAGCTAAATATAGCAGCAATTTCAACCCCAAATGAGCCTCAAAATACAGCAAAAACTTAGCCCTTTAGTGCAGCCATTGCATAGTAACTAAATGGCTAAAAGATGAAATTTTTAGCCCCAAAATGCAGTGAACATTCAACCAAAAATGCTGGCACTAAATCAGTCCCAAACTGAGGTGTAAAATGGCCTAAAACACAGTAGAAAATGGCCAAAAAAACGCAGTCGGTAAATCAGTCCCAAAACGGAAAACATAGTAGAAAATGGCCAAAAACGCAGCAGCGTTAGCCTCAAATTGCAGCAGCAAAATCAGTCCCAAAATTAATAGAGGGACCGCAACCAAACAAAACGAAACAACTTAATGAGCAGTGGCTAAACGAAGCAAAATTCCctgttgaaaaataaaaaatcagtCCTAAAACACAAAAAGCAGGAGCAACAATCAACACAAATTTAACAAAAGAATGTCCAAAGTGGTCCGAAAATGTCAACAACCAGTGGCAAAAACAAGAATGAAGCAACAACAAAGTGTGACGGGAAAATAGCCAAACAAAGAAAAATTTATAATGGGCAGCAACCAAACTATGGCAAAAATAACTAAAATGAGCAACACAATAAAGGATTTTGTAGCAGCAATACAGAAGCACAAAAGTAGCAAAACATGGGCGAGGAACAATCAGTCGGGCCAACGAGTTCGTCGGAGCAGCGAGCTTCGTCGGAGATACATGGAAACAAAAATACAAGAAGAAAGTGAGGAGAAGAAAAGGAGCGATCAGAGGGCAGGTGTTGTTGCTCGTCGGCTGCTGTTGTTGGGGTTTGGTGGTTTCGCGGTGGTGGGTGGCGGCGGATGGAAAGAGAGAAAGTGAGGAGAGGGAAATGtttagagagagagaaatatttaGGTTTAGAAACAAAAAAATCtgatgttgtgatgtgtgtgtgtccaataattaaattaactccacccttttcttataatataaataaacacctcttttttgtccaaaaaataatgaagtcatacccctttgtccccaacACATCACCTCAATCAACTTTGTTTTTTAAAAAGTGATAAGACCTTTacttgatcgaattcttgctccgcgtttaaaaattaattgctccaatGTTTTCTACACTGTCGGACTgcactaaaatataattaattaatacatgtataaataataacgtaagtataaaatataaatattaatgtgcaagatatgaaaatgtattgctataaaattaagaaacaatttaattgcatgaaaatggtaatattgtgctatacatgtgcaaaataatggttcttgaaaaaaatgacaataaattgaaaaAATTCCTAAAAAAgggtaatcatcaataaattgttgaaaaaatgtaaaaatgtatttcgtgctctttaacgaatcagggccccccaaaacgttaattttaagcacgtcgagccaaaattaggtgtcaacaatgattCCTAAAGTGGAAAATCCGCAATTTTTCTCCGACCTCAGGCCTATTAGTTTATGCAACGTTACTAGCAAAATCATCTCAAAGCTTATCAATACCAAACTTGCTTCCATACTTCCAAACATCATTTCTAAAAACCAGAGTGGCTTTATTAAAGGAAGAATGATATCGGAAAGTATTCTCTTGGCTCAGGAAATAATCAACAATATGAATAAGCCCAACAACGGAGGAAACCTAGTTATCAAGCTTGACATGGCCAAAGCCTACGATAAGGTGTCATGGCCTTACCTCTGTGCTGTACTTAGAAAACTTGGCTTTGATGAAAAATTGGTGGATTTGGTGTTCAGATTCATTTCCAATAATTGGTACTCATTAGTCCTCAATGGTGGCAGATATGGCTTCTTCAAATCAGAAAATGGACTTAGACAGGGAGACCCTTTATCCCCTTCCCTTTTTGTTCTTAGTGCTGAATTACTATCTGTTTTACTTAACAAATTACATGATGATCTGAATTTTAGGAATTTTTATATTCATAAGAATGGTCCTAAGATTAACCACCTTTGTTTTGCAGATGATGTTATTCTTTTCACAAGTGGTAACAGGAAATCTTTAAAAAGGATCATGCGGGTGCTGAGAACTTATGAAGAAGCTTCTAGTCAAATAGTTAACAAGCATAAAAGTTCCATAATTCTCCATCCGAAAGCTAGTTCAAGAAGGACAAACCGAGCTGCTAGACTAACTGGAATGAAAAAAGAATCCTTCCCCTTCCAGTACCTTGGTAGCCCACtttatttgggaagaaagagaaTTTCCACCTTCTCTGGTATGATAGATAAAATCTTGGCAAGAACTAGGGGTTGGAATAATAAATTTCTTTCAACTGGAGGTAAAAGTATCCTTTTAAAACATGTCCTTCAAGCCATGCCCTCCCATTTACTTGCTGTTATGCACCCTCTCTCTACAGTTTTTGAGATCATTGAAAAAGAATTCAATAGATTTTTCTGGAGTGGTGTTGATGGTGCAAAAAGACAACACTGGGCATCCAGGGATAATTTATCTTTTCCCTATACTGAGGGAGGAGCTAATTTCAGGAAGCTCATGGATATTTGTAAAGCCTATAGTGCCAAACAATGGTGGAGATTTAGGACTCAAGACTCTCTGTGGAGTCAATTTCTCAAAACTAAATATAGTCCTGATCCCATCATGTCACTGTTAAATGGAGGAGTGGTCAATCCCACAACTGGAAATCCATGGCTGACATCAAAGAAAAAGTGGAGAAGGCTATTTTCTGGAATATTGGTAGAGGCAATGTCTCTTTTTGGTATGATCAATGGACTTCTCTAGGTCCTCTCTATAAACTACTACCAACAGGGACTGTCCCCAATTGGAGTGTCATTAGAGATGCCTTTAACAGACAAAACTGGTACTGGAATGCATGTGGGGATGTACCTGATAACATCAAAGATCACATTCTTCATATGAATCTCAAATTTTACGATGAAGAGGATAAACCATGCTGGATGAAAACAAACTCAGGCAACTTTTCGACAGGAAGTGCATGGAATTTCTTGAGGTCACCTAGAAGGGAGGTTCCTTTTATGAGCAAATTGTGGAACAAGTCCATACCTTTCAAAATGTCCTTCTTTGTGTGGAGAATTCTTAAGAGGAAAGTCCCAACCGAGGATATTATTAACAGAGCTCATACTAATGATACTTTTAACTGTGTCTGTTGCAGGATAATACAACCTGAAACTTTAAATCATATTTTTCTTGACGGACCACTTGCGGCTGCTGTATGGAACCACTTTGGTTGCCAATTTGGCATTCCTAGCCATTTCAATTCCTTGCAGCTTGCCCTTGATACTTGGTGGAATTCAAGACCTTCTAATCCTATTATTGCTTTTCTCTTCAAAATTTGCCCTATAATCATTACTTGGTTTTTGTGGAAAACAAGATGCAGTGGTAAATATGGCAGTAAAAAACCTTTCTTGCCCAGAATTCTTTATCAGATCTcccaaaatattttaaatatagtAAGACTTCAGTTTCTTaattttaaatatgacttatCTTGGATGGAACTAACTTGCCTTCTTGagaaaaaaatggcttttaaaGTGTGCAGGACAGTCTTCTGGAAG
Above is a genomic segment from Lycium barbarum isolate Lr01 chromosome 12, ASM1917538v2, whole genome shotgun sequence containing:
- the LOC132624410 gene encoding uncharacterized protein LOC132624410 encodes the protein MIPKVENPQFFSDLRPISLCNVTSKIISKLINTKLASILPNIISKNQSGFIKGRMISESILLAQEIINNMNKPNNGGNLVIKLDMAKAYDKVSWPYLCAVLRKLGFDEKLVDLVFRFISNNWYSLVLNGGRYGFFKSENGLRQGDPLSPSLFVLSAELLSVLLNKLHDDLNFRNFYIHKNGPKINHLCFADDVILFTSGNRKSLKRIMRVLRTYEEASSQIVNKHKSSIILHPKASSRRTNRAARLTGMKKESFPFQYLGSPLYLGRKRISTFSGMIDKILARTRGWNNKFLSTGGKSILLKHVLQAMPSHLLAVMHPLSTVFEIIEKEFNRFFWSGVDGAKRQHWASRDNLSFPYTEGGANFRKLMDICKAYSAKQWWRFRTQDSLWSQFLKTKYSPDPIMSLLNGGVVNPTTGNPWLTSKKKWRRLFSGILVEAMSLFGTVPNWSVIRDAFNRQNWYWNACGDVPDNIKDHILHMNLKFYDEEDKPCWMKTNSGNFSTGSAWNFLRSPRREVPFMSKLWNKIIQPETLNHIFLDGPLAAAVWNHFGCQFGIPSHFNSLQLALDTWWNSRPSNPIIAFLFKICPIIITWFLWKTRCSGKYGSKKPFLPRILYQISQNILNIVRLQFLNFKYDLSWMELTCLLEKKMAFKVCRTVFWKRPAINFLKINSDGSHKDGSSGGGGVIRDSQGKMIMAYSIPFDEVSNNVAEAKALLFGIQWSIQNGINSLELETDSMILAAWVKDVFKIPWQVDAIKRALTGTSWSIKHCFREANKVADTLASLSHSFQTNKLYNNFDDLPLKVKGLINLDKAGFPNFRVRNKKAKEINLSDVVHNV